A stretch of Lathyrus oleraceus cultivar Zhongwan6 chromosome 6, CAAS_Psat_ZW6_1.0, whole genome shotgun sequence DNA encodes these proteins:
- the LOC127093940 gene encoding uncharacterized protein LOC127093940, which produces MTPIETDEDVKSMFQCHVTLSQLPTIEIYVRLVDNLEEQPSHNEDVEEQPTHNENIGYPTQSVQSHDYGMSQAIDEDPTQNNEPFIPNEEVGENSEDDLEEVRFEDLFGVSDDDGNEDIFDTPTVALRAQPISLYNPPAHMQNISLDDVEPISVFGSFIPTHNSDEIEEGIEYEDKEECVLALQQWHIKRSLDFSVVKSDNVRFVIKCRNSTCNFKCRVSLRKGNSRWRVGKSGGPHTCTTTSMSQDHTKLSSEMISKSIMELVNRDASLKVKVIIAHVAEKYRYIISYKKAWIAKCKAIESLYGNWETSYNDLLQWILVDGTWLYGKYRGTLLMAVARDGNRNIFPIAFTLVESETKEAWSFFLKNLRMHVTPQANLCLISVRHESIKSAYNNPENGWQFPPSSHVYCIRHIAQNFMREIKDKDLRKIVVNMGYALTEATFNYYRGEIRRINNDALSWIDNIPREKWARAFDGGQRWGHMTTNLAEAMNSVLKETRNLPITALVKSTYYLLGSLFGRRGHQWTKMLASGQVFTDNCNKGMTEEVIKANTHNVMQFDRERFYFMVQEKINHNDDRPTGTFSVDMRKQHCDCGKFQAFHLPCSHVIAACSSIRQDYSIHIPDVFKILNVFKVYQESFLGLPHEEN; this is translated from the exons ATGACACCCATTGAGACCGACGAAGATGTCAAGTCGATGTTTCAATGTCATGTAACATTATCTCAATTACCCACCATTGAGATATATGTTCGTCTAGTCGATAATCTTGAAGAACAACCGAGTCAcaatgaagatgttgaagaaCAACCGACTCACAACGAAAATATCGGTTATCCAACGCAATCTGTACAGTCACACGACTATGGAATGAGTCAAGCCATTGACGAAGATCCGACTCAAAACAATGAACCTTTCATACCAAATGAAGAGGTAGGCGAGAATAGTGAGGATGATCTTGAGGAGGTTCGATTTGAAGATCTATTTGGTGTTAGCGATGACGATGGCAATGAGGACATATTCGACACACCGACCGTTGCACTAAGAGCGCAACCAATTAGTTTGTACAACCCACCTGCGCACATGCAAAACATAAGTTTGGATGATGTTGAACCAATCTCTGTTTTCGGCAGTTTTATACCAACTCACAATTCTGACGAAATAGAGGAGGGCATCGAGTATGAAGATAAGGAAGAGTGTGTTCTGGCATTGCAACAATGGCATATAAAACGTAGTCTAGATTTTTCTGTGGTTAAATCTGACAATGTACGTTTTGTCATCAAATGTAGAAATTCAACATGCAATTTCAAATGCAGGGTCTCTTTGCGTAAGGGCAACTCAAGGTGGAGAGTTGGTAAGTCTGGTGGGCCTCATACGTGCACAACGACTTCCATGTCACAAGACCATACAAAACTCAGTTCAGAAATGATTAGTAAGAGCATAATGGAGCTTGTAAATCGGGACGCTTCTCTTAAGGTGAAGGTTATCATCGCTCATGTTGCTGAGAAATACAGGTATATCATATCCTACAAAAAGGCATGGATTGCAAAGTGTAAGGCAATTGAGTCGCTGTATGGAAATTGGGAGACATCTTACAACGATCTTCTGCAGTGGATACTG GTTGATGGAACTTGGTTGTATGGCAAGTACAGAGGGACTCTGTTGATGGCTGTGGCACGGGATGGGAACAGGAACATATTTCCGATAGCGTTCACATTGGTTGAAAGTGAGACAAAGGAAGcttggagtttctttcttaagaaTTTAAGAATGCACGTTACCCCCCAAGCAAATCTATGTCTAATATCAGTCAGACATGAATCGATAAAGAGTGCATACAACAACCCGGAAAATGGATGGCAGTTTCCTCCTTCATCACacgtctattgcattagacacaTCGCGCAAAACTTCATGCGCGAGATTAAAGACAAGGATCTGCGCAAAATAGTTGTTAACATGGGTTATGCGTTAACAGAGGCAACATTTAACTACTATCGGGGGGAAATCCGAAGAATAAACAACGACGCTTTATCATGGATAGATAACATCCCTCGGGAGAAGTGggcaagggcatttgacggagggCAACGCTGGGGTCACATGACAACTAACCTAGCAGAAGCAATGAACTCGGTGCTAAAAGAAACCCGAAACCTTCCAATCACTGCATTGGTCAAATCTACGTACTATCTTTTAGGATCACTATTTGGTAGAAGAGGCCATCAGTGGACAAAAATGTTAGCCTCTGGGCAGGTTTTCACTGATAACTGCAACAAGGGGATGACTGAGGAAGTCATCAAAGCTAACACGCACAACGTCATGCAGTTCGATCGAGAGAGATTTTATTTCATGGTCCAAGAGAAGATTAATCATAACGACGATCGACCAACCGGAACATTCAGCGTTGATATGAGGAAACAACACTGTGACTGTGGGAAATTTCAGGCATTTCACTTACCTTGCTCCCATGTAATCGCAGCATGTTCGAGCATACGCCAAGACTATTCCATTCACATTCCAGACGTCTTCAAAATTCTTAACGTCTTCAAGGTCTATCAGGAGAGT